In a genomic window of Bos mutus isolate GX-2022 chromosome 6, NWIPB_WYAK_1.1, whole genome shotgun sequence:
- the CCKAR gene encoding cholecystokinin receptor type A — protein MDVVDSLLMNESNLTPPCELGIENETLFCLDQPHPSKEWQPAVQILLYSLIFLLSVLGNTLVITVLIRNKRMRTVTNIFLLSLAVSDLMLCLFCMPFNLIPNLLKDFIFGSAVCKTTTYFMGTSVSVSTFNLVAISLERYGAICKPLQSRVWQTKSHALKVIAATWCLSFTIMTPYPIYSNLVPFTKNNNQTANMCRFLLPSDVMQQSWHTFLLLILFLIPGIVMMVAYGLISLELYQGIKFDASQKKSARERKRSSASSGRYADSAGCCLQRPKHPRKLELRQLSTGSSGRADRIRSSSPAASLMAKKRVIRMLMVIVVLFFLCWMPIFSANAWRAFDTASAERRLSGTPIAFILLLSYTSSCVNPIIYCFMNKRFRLGFLATFPCCPNPGPPGARGEVGDEVESGTTRASLSKCSYSHGSASAPPP, from the exons ATGGATGTGGTTGACAGCCTTCTCATGAATGAAAGCAACCTGACTCCCCCCTGTGAACTGGGGATCGAAAATGAGACGCTTTTCTGCTTGGATCAGCCCCATCCTTCCAAAG AGTGGCAGCCGGCCGTGCAGATTCTCTTATACTCCTTGATATTCCTGCTCAGCGTGCTGGGAAACACGCTGGTCATTACAGTGCTGATTAGGAACAAGAGAATGAGAACAGTCACCAAcattttcctcctctccctggcTGTCAGCGATCTCATGCTTTGTCTCTTCTGCATGCCATTCAACCTCATCCCCAACCTGCTCAAGGATTTCATCTTCGGAAGCGCTGTTTGCAAGACCACCACCTACTTCATGG GCACCTCTGTGAGTGTCTCCACCTTTAATCTGGTCGCCATATCACTGGAGAGATATGGTGCAATTTGCAAACCCTTACAGTCCCGAGTCTGGCAGACGAAGTCCCATGCTTTAAAGGTGATTGCCGCTACCTGGTGCCTCTCCTTCACCATCATGACTCCATACCCAATTTATAGCAACTTGGTGCCTTTTACCAAAAATAACAACCAGACTGCAAATATGTGCCGCTTTCTACTGCCAAGTGATGTCATGCAGCAGTCCTG gcaCACATTCCTGTTACTCATCCTCTTTCTTATTCCTGGAATTGTGATGATGGTGGCATATGGATTAATCTCTTTGGAACTTTACCAAGGAATAAAATTTGATGCTAGCCAGAAGAAGTCTGCCCGAG AAAGGAAACGGAGCTCGGCCAGCAGCGGCAGGTACGCGGACAGCGCCGGGTGCTGCCTGCAGCGGCCCAAGCACCCAAGGAAGCTGGAGCTGCGCCAGCTGTCCACCGGCAGCTCCGGCCGGGCCGACCGCATCAGGAGCAGCAGCCCCGCGGCCAGCCTCATGGCCAAGAAGCGCGTCATCCGCATGCTCATGGTCATCGTGGTCCTCTTCTTCCTGTGCTGGATGCCCATCTTCAGCGCCAACGCCTGGAGGGCCTTTGACACCGCCTCTGCCGAGCGCCGCCTCTCGGGGACCCCCATCGCCTTTATCCTCCTGCTGTCCTACACCTCGTCCTGCGTCAACCCCATCATCTACTGCTTCATGAACAAGAGGTTCCGCCTCGGCTTCCTGGCCACATTCCCCTGCTGCCCCAACCCCGGTCCCCCAGGAGCACGAGGCGAGGTGGGGGACGAGGTGGAGAGCGGCACCACGCGGGCGTCTCTGTCTAAATGCTCCTACAGCCACGGGAGCGCCTCTGCGCCGCCCCCGTGA